In the Thermovirga sp. genome, one interval contains:
- a CDS encoding PASTA domain-containing protein — protein MRKLFKITLLVLILVIAGSGVFAFYTIFFGGKDVAVPGLVGSTIVDAVSLTEKMGLLVRIDKVDSVQPAGEVVSQWPEPGSRIKKGKIVILKVSKGGDRQPLPDVRGMEYGQAVTRLQESGFDVGDVVKAHSDSRPAGVIVAQSPASPVMVPPGRRIDLLVSLGPPRTGGKVVVPDVLERSEKIARQIIVQSGLKVGSVKYEYTYMTPAGMVMNMAPNPGKTLPPDGVVNLVVATGKKPEEPAAPPPFPAEEERETVTFPTESIAISPPAPGETVTRETPKEPVAQAPSPGDKIARIRYQVPPLAQSMAVRIEIVDGNGTRVLLDRQASAGEYISLDAPYVGQSSVTIYLGGEFVWQDRYQ, from the coding sequence ATGCGAAAACTGTTCAAGATCACCCTCCTGGTACTGATCCTCGTCATAGCTGGCTCCGGCGTTTTCGCCTTTTATACCATTTTTTTCGGAGGGAAGGATGTCGCCGTTCCCGGTCTCGTGGGTTCTACCATCGTTGACGCCGTCAGCCTGACGGAGAAGATGGGATTGTTGGTCAGGATCGACAAGGTGGACTCCGTTCAGCCCGCTGGGGAGGTGGTATCCCAGTGGCCTGAACCTGGTTCCAGGATCAAAAAGGGCAAGATCGTGATTTTGAAGGTGAGCAAGGGCGGTGACCGGCAACCTCTTCCCGATGTGAGGGGCATGGAGTACGGCCAGGCCGTTACCAGGCTTCAGGAATCGGGCTTTGATGTCGGCGATGTGGTCAAGGCTCACAGCGACAGCAGGCCGGCCGGGGTCATCGTCGCCCAGAGCCCCGCATCGCCGGTGATGGTCCCGCCCGGCAGGAGAATAGACCTCTTAGTCAGCCTCGGCCCCCCGAGAACGGGAGGCAAGGTCGTAGTGCCCGATGTCCTTGAGAGAAGCGAAAAGATCGCCAGGCAGATTATCGTCCAGAGCGGGTTAAAAGTAGGATCCGTAAAGTACGAGTACACTTATATGACGCCGGCAGGGATGGTCATGAATATGGCCCCTAATCCCGGAAAGACCCTTCCTCCCGACGGGGTGGTCAACCTTGTGGTGGCCACGGGCAAGAAGCCGGAGGAACCAGCCGCACCACCCCCGTTTCCCGCGGAAGAGGAACGGGAGACGGTCACCTTCCCCACCGAGAGCATCGCGATTTCCCCGCCCGCCCCGGGCGAGACGGTGACTCGGGAGACGCCGAAAGAACCCGTAGCGCAGGCGCCTTCACCGGGTGACAAGATTGCGAGGATCAGGTACCAGGTCCCGCCCCTGGCGCAGTCCATGGCGGTGAGGATTGAGATCGTGGACGGAAATGGCACCAGGGTTCTTCTCGACAGACAGGCCTCGGCGGGTGAGTATATCTCTCTGGATGCCCCCTATGTTGGACAATCCTCGGTGACTATTTACCTTGGAGGGGAATTCGTGTGGCAGGACCGCTACCAGTAA
- a CDS encoding GntR family transcriptional regulator, which translates to MEPRLYTTSADYVYQELRHRIITKQIKPGQRLPEVNIAVQLAVSRTPVREALRRLASEGLVLIIPNSGARLASPTQREMEDTFAVREQLECISVAIAATRISERNLRRLDDAILEEEKAFQEKNLELFLEINENFHRIIAEASGNRVLAEFVENILARTNAYVVFYEPFYELEENPGIAQHREIAKALREKDRERAVDLMREHLKFSLCDLNRSSRP; encoded by the coding sequence ATGGAGCCCAGGCTGTATACCACTTCCGCCGATTATGTCTACCAAGAACTCAGGCACAGGATTATCACGAAGCAGATCAAGCCCGGACAGAGGCTTCCAGAGGTCAATATCGCCGTACAACTGGCTGTAAGCCGCACCCCGGTAAGGGAGGCCCTGCGAAGGCTGGCCTCCGAGGGCCTGGTCCTGATAATCCCCAACAGCGGCGCCAGGCTCGCTTCACCCACCCAGAGGGAGATGGAGGATACCTTCGCAGTCAGGGAACAACTGGAATGCATTTCGGTAGCCATAGCGGCCACGCGGATCAGTGAAAGGAATCTCAGGAGACTTGATGACGCGATCTTGGAAGAAGAAAAGGCCTTCCAGGAAAAGAACCTTGAACTTTTCCTCGAGATCAACGAAAATTTTCACCGTATTATCGCCGAGGCCAGCGGTAACAGGGTGTTGGCCGAGTTCGTCGAGAATATTCTGGCGAGGACCAACGCCTATGTGGTCTTCTACGAGCCTTTTTATGAACTTGAAGAGAACCCGGGCATCGCCCAACATAGGGAAATTGCCAAGGCCCTCAGGGAAAAGGACCGCGAAAGGGCCGTGGATCTCATGAGGGAACACCTGAAGTTCTCTCTCTGTGATCTGAACAGGTCCTCCCGTCCATAA
- a CDS encoding RNA methyltransferase, producing the protein MKGRGIEASLLAWRDVAAGDFASEALRKRTETLPETERTLATLLVFAALRRAALWKHMARELTERPLGGMSRSAGDALVIGIAGGCELKHFSPRVLVNALVEWVKDKGREREPGMVNAVLRRAAREGPEYLARMRSSRSFRDACLYSGISARIGALWTASWGKELAREIVRLASMKTYLSLRVSTWSDLSSARADLEEAGLRTWPSPLLGDSLRMASSGHPPSLPGYLEGSITPQTESSMIVGLVASSIYIGGPVLDMCSGRGVKAFQFLDREPRSFLEGWDLSVARIGAALKDSARLGIPRERFVLRSGNALKMEPLSPPRLVILDAPCSGSGTWARHPDGKMRFSPEKLKELAVLQSKLLTRAIDMVSPGGAVLYSTCSLFREENEQVVAKAMEERPQIVEMPPHNTYHCLIRGRPWGNYILPLLPWLDGFFIAVLTKRA; encoded by the coding sequence ATGAAAGGCAGGGGCATAGAAGCCTCTCTCCTGGCCTGGAGGGACGTCGCGGCGGGAGATTTTGCCAGTGAGGCCCTCAGGAAGAGGACCGAAACGCTCCCCGAAACGGAAAGAACCCTCGCGACGTTGTTGGTTTTCGCCGCCCTCAGGAGAGCTGCGCTCTGGAAGCACATGGCCCGAGAGTTGACCGAGAGGCCCTTGGGAGGGATGAGCCGCTCGGCCGGGGATGCCCTGGTTATAGGAATCGCCGGTGGCTGCGAATTGAAGCATTTCTCCCCCAGGGTCCTGGTCAATGCCCTGGTGGAATGGGTCAAGGATAAAGGTCGAGAGAGGGAGCCAGGGATGGTGAACGCCGTTCTTCGCAGGGCAGCCCGGGAGGGTCCCGAATATTTGGCAAGGATGAGATCGAGTCGTTCCTTCAGGGATGCCTGTCTCTATTCGGGGATATCGGCCCGGATCGGCGCTCTCTGGACGGCATCGTGGGGGAAGGAACTGGCGAGGGAGATCGTGAGGCTCGCCTCAATGAAAACCTACCTATCGCTGAGGGTGTCCACCTGGAGCGATCTCTCATCGGCAAGGGCCGACCTGGAGGAAGCCGGTCTGCGGACCTGGCCATCACCACTTCTTGGGGATAGTTTGAGGATGGCCTCCAGCGGGCATCCACCCTCTCTTCCAGGTTACCTGGAAGGATCCATCACCCCCCAGACTGAATCCTCGATGATCGTTGGGTTGGTGGCGTCTTCGATTTATATTGGAGGCCCTGTCCTCGATATGTGCTCCGGAAGGGGGGTAAAGGCCTTTCAGTTTCTCGACAGGGAACCACGCAGTTTTCTGGAAGGATGGGATCTTTCAGTCGCGAGGATAGGCGCTGCCCTTAAAGATTCGGCCAGGCTGGGGATTCCCCGTGAGCGTTTCGTTCTACGCTCGGGAAACGCTCTAAAAATGGAGCCACTTTCTCCCCCGCGACTGGTGATCCTGGACGCCCCCTGTTCGGGGAGCGGAACATGGGCCAGGCACCCCGACGGTAAAATGCGATTTTCGCCCGAGAAACTGAAAGAACTAGCGGTCCTCCAGTCAAAACTGCTGACCAGGGCAATCGACATGGTTTCTCCGGGAGGCGCTGTACTCTACTCAACGTGCAGCCTGTTCAGGGAGGAGAATGAACAGGTGGTTGCGAAAGCCATGGAAGAACGACCTCAAATTGTTGAAATGCCGCCTCACAACACATATCATTGTCTCATCCGGGGAAGGCCGTGGGGAAATTACATCCTACCGCTGCTGCCGTGGTTGGACGGTTTCTTCATTGCGGTACTGACTAAAAGGGCATAG
- a CDS encoding PLP-dependent aminotransferase family protein gives MIEIPLDPTGRAPLYRQIATHLMRMVQNGTLAPGDRLPGSRGLSASLGLSRNTVVLAYDLLEDEGYIEQRGRRGAFVSWKGPHDTDDLEDDGPKWDMASGLPSLDLVPSGRLAALARDALLSRGPGALCDTPPEGLLALRNALVKHAATRGIPAKRDEAVVTSGARHALSVYIHAMALKGVKRLWIEELTYPEVRLMAQGAGLQIASIPVEPVAFQASLSRILPGELLYLIPSFHNPTGRTLSPEQRKHVLEAASRMGFWIIEDDAYGELRFGESSVPALKSIDRESRVLYLGSFSQLLFPGMRIGYVLMPEETRKEFLSVLERTSGSTSSLVQHVINAFIEDRSLEVSLDLARNSMASRMRALCKSLDALLPRMPFEIPQGGIYLWLGTPGISGDLAAEAAKRVGVGVVPGRLFSYPEEDIQAVRLSVSRLSTVMIREAIGRVASAWNALT, from the coding sequence TTGATAGAGATCCCCCTTGACCCGACTGGGCGAGCACCGCTTTACCGGCAGATCGCCACTCATCTAATGAGAATGGTTCAAAACGGCACCCTCGCTCCAGGCGACCGCCTGCCCGGCAGTCGTGGCCTGTCGGCCAGCCTAGGCCTGAGCAGGAACACCGTTGTGCTCGCCTACGACCTTCTCGAGGACGAAGGCTATATAGAACAGAGAGGGCGCAGGGGGGCCTTCGTCTCCTGGAAGGGGCCCCACGACACGGACGACCTCGAAGACGATGGTCCGAAATGGGACATGGCTTCGGGCCTGCCTTCCTTGGACCTGGTCCCCTCGGGCCGCCTGGCGGCCCTCGCCAGGGACGCCCTTTTATCCCGTGGCCCGGGGGCTCTTTGCGACACTCCGCCCGAAGGCCTCCTTGCCCTGCGAAATGCCCTGGTAAAGCACGCTGCCACAAGAGGAATACCGGCGAAAAGGGATGAGGCGGTCGTAACCAGCGGAGCACGCCATGCCCTTTCCGTCTATATTCACGCCATGGCGTTGAAAGGGGTGAAAAGGCTCTGGATAGAGGAACTGACCTACCCGGAGGTCAGGCTCATGGCCCAGGGGGCTGGCCTGCAGATCGCATCGATCCCTGTCGAACCGGTGGCATTCCAGGCGTCGCTTTCAAGGATTCTCCCCGGGGAACTGCTTTACCTGATCCCAAGTTTCCACAACCCCACCGGCAGGACCCTTTCACCCGAACAAAGAAAGCATGTCCTCGAGGCCGCTTCCAGGATGGGTTTCTGGATAATTGAGGACGATGCTTACGGGGAACTGCGGTTCGGTGAATCCAGCGTACCGGCCCTCAAGTCCATTGACAGGGAAAGCCGAGTGCTCTACCTGGGATCCTTCAGTCAACTCCTCTTTCCCGGTATGCGCATAGGCTATGTCCTCATGCCCGAGGAGACAAGGAAGGAGTTCCTGTCCGTCTTGGAGAGGACCTCGGGTTCGACTTCTTCGCTGGTACAGCATGTGATAAATGCCTTCATTGAAGATCGAAGCCTGGAGGTTTCCCTCGACCTGGCTAGGAACAGCATGGCTTCCCGGATGCGAGCCCTTTGTAAGAGCCTCGACGCGTTGTTGCCGCGGATGCCCTTCGAAATTCCCCAGGGAGGGATATACCTGTGGCTTGGAACGCCGGGCATCTCAGGAGACCTTGCCGCCGAGGCCGCGAAAAGGGTGGGTGTCGGAGTTGTTCCCGGGAGGCTCTTCAGCTACCCCGAGGAGGATATCCAGGCAGTAAGACTGTCAGTGAGCAGGCTATCGACGGTAATGATCCGTGAAGCGATCGGGCGCGTCGCTTCAGCCTGGAATGCACTTACATGA
- a CDS encoding DegT/DnrJ/EryC1/StrS family aminotransferase — MEETPLPSFDLSRNWNRVRDETLAAINVVLEGQHFILGAEVEALEKDLAAYLGVAFTVGCASGTDALLLALMALDLGPGDEVITTPFSFFATASCITRLGATPVFADINPESYNIDPQEVLRKITPRTRAAIPVHLFGQMARVEEFAPQLVEQGISIVEDCAQAIGATRIVKGKIQRAGGMGELGCFSFFPTKNLGCFGDGGMISVSSERLNKRLRRLRAHGSGEQYFHDEIGLNSRLDELQAAILRVRLRHLETWNEERRIVAERYRILFAEHDLGEWVIPPLEEKGNRHIYHQYILRCRSRDLLKEHLAGRGITTRVYYPLSLHLQPCFSYLGYAKGDMPVSESLTEEVLALPIFPELEPGEQERVVQAISDFYRGR; from the coding sequence ATGGAGGAAACGCCGCTGCCATCCTTCGATCTGTCCCGCAACTGGAATCGTGTCAGGGATGAAACCCTGGCCGCAATCAACGTTGTCCTTGAAGGGCAGCATTTTATACTTGGGGCCGAAGTAGAAGCCCTGGAAAAGGATCTCGCCGCCTACTTGGGGGTGGCCTTTACGGTGGGGTGTGCCTCGGGAACTGATGCTCTCCTCCTAGCCTTGATGGCCCTCGACTTGGGTCCCGGCGACGAGGTCATCACGACACCATTCAGCTTCTTCGCTACGGCGAGCTGCATCACGAGGTTGGGCGCAACCCCCGTATTTGCCGATATCAACCCAGAATCCTACAACATTGACCCCCAGGAGGTACTGCGAAAAATCACGCCTAGGACGAGGGCGGCGATTCCCGTTCATCTTTTCGGCCAAATGGCCAGGGTGGAGGAATTTGCCCCCCAGCTGGTGGAACAGGGAATCAGCATTGTGGAGGATTGCGCCCAGGCCATCGGGGCGACCAGGATCGTGAAAGGGAAGATCCAAAGGGCAGGAGGGATGGGCGAGCTTGGCTGCTTCTCTTTTTTCCCGACGAAGAACCTGGGATGTTTCGGCGATGGAGGCATGATTTCCGTTTCGTCGGAAAGGTTGAACAAGCGGCTTCGCCGCCTGAGAGCTCACGGATCGGGTGAACAGTACTTCCATGATGAGATCGGTCTTAACAGCAGGCTCGACGAATTGCAGGCCGCTATCCTGCGGGTGAGGTTACGCCACCTCGAGACTTGGAACGAGGAACGAAGGATCGTGGCGGAAAGGTACAGGATACTCTTCGCTGAGCACGATCTGGGCGAATGGGTGATCCCTCCGCTGGAGGAAAAGGGTAACCGGCACATTTACCACCAGTACATCCTTAGATGTCGATCCAGGGATCTTTTAAAAGAACATCTCGCCGGAAGGGGTATCACGACCCGCGTTTACTACCCGTTATCGCTTCACCTACAGCCCTGCTTTTCCTACCTTGGTTACGCCAAGGGCGATATGCCCGTTTCGGAGAGTCTGACGGAGGAGGTCCTGGCGCTGCCGATCTTCCCCGAACTCGAGCCCGGAGAGCAAGAACGGGTCGTTCAGGCCATATCGGATTTCTACCGCGGACGATAG
- a CDS encoding zinc metallopeptidase produces MFPFFFDPTFLVLIPAVVLSIWAQVRIKSAFGRYSQVRARRGVTARDAARTILDSNGLTNVPVERVQGALTDHYDPRSKVLRLSDNVYESPSIAAIGVAAHEAGHAIQDSRGYAPLKLRNAFVPVASLGSSFALPLFFIGFLFANPTMMNVGILFFVAVLLFHLVTFPVELDASRRALSILSSSGLLATDEIGGAKAVLNAAALTYVAATLMSALQLVRLFLLRGMRNR; encoded by the coding sequence ATGTTCCCCTTTTTCTTTGATCCAACCTTCCTGGTGTTGATCCCAGCGGTGGTGCTTTCCATCTGGGCGCAGGTCCGGATTAAGAGCGCTTTCGGAAGGTACAGCCAGGTCAGGGCAAGGCGCGGTGTGACGGCCCGAGACGCGGCAAGGACCATCCTGGACTCCAACGGACTTACGAACGTACCCGTCGAAAGGGTCCAAGGGGCACTGACCGATCATTACGATCCTAGAAGCAAGGTCCTCAGGCTTTCCGACAACGTTTACGAAAGCCCGAGCATAGCCGCCATCGGCGTTGCGGCCCACGAAGCCGGGCACGCTATTCAGGATTCGCGAGGCTATGCTCCCCTGAAGTTGAGAAATGCTTTCGTCCCGGTTGCGAGCCTGGGTTCCTCCTTTGCCCTTCCTCTTTTTTTCATAGGGTTTCTCTTCGCCAACCCCACGATGATGAATGTAGGGATACTCTTCTTTGTGGCGGTTCTCCTCTTCCATCTCGTGACCTTCCCTGTAGAACTGGACGCGAGCAGAAGGGCTCTTTCCATTCTCTCCAGTTCCGGGCTTCTTGCCACGGACGAGATTGGTGGAGCAAAGGCCGTCCTCAACGCGGCCGCCCTTACCTATGTCGCCGCTACCCTCATGTCTGCCCTTCAACTCGTAAGGCTTTTCCTGCTTAGAGGTATGAGGAATCGCTGA